AATTGGATGATATGTCGTAAGGCCGTTTGCATCTCGTTCTGTTATTGTGTATTGTTCGTATAGGATTGATGTGATTTGAAGGTTCTCGTTTGTGAATATTTCAAAGTCAGATTGATAAAAATATTCATGGATCTCTCCTTTTGGTTTGATTTTTTCTAATCTGTCGGTTTCGTTGTTAATTTTCCATTTTTTTATAAGTTCTTCAAGTCCAAATTCTAAGTCTGATACAATGGGGATTTTAGCATCGATGTGAAAAATATTGTTGTTTTTGTAATTCCCGGTTTCTTTTATAATTTTTGTTTCAATGTGAACTTCTGCATTTTTTATGGTTTTTTCAGATTTTGAACATGATATAATTAATAGAAGTATTACTATGATGGTTGGATATTTGGTAGTCATTGGGTACTCCTTTTATAAATTAATTGTGTTTTTATAAAAATGTTTTGGGTTATTTATTATAAATTAAGTTTATTGTAATAAATAATAATTTTTATTACAATAAACTTAATATTTATTTGTGCCCATAGCTCAGCTGGATAGAGCGTTAGATTGCGGTTCTGAAGGTCAGAGGTTCAAGTCCTCTTGGGCACGGAAATTATTGAGTTTGGAGAGATGGCCGAGTGGCTGAAGGCGCACGCTTGGAAAGCGTGTATACACGAGAGTGTATCATGGGTTCGAATCCCATTTTCTCCGATACCTAGGATCCGCACTATTGAGTGTTACCTAATCCCGTCAGGACTGGAAGGTAGCAGCGGTAAGTAATTACTTGGTGAGTGCGTAAGTCTTAGGTTTATTATTTTTTCGCGACAAGCAGGTATAGTCTTTATAAAATCAATATTAGGGCAATATTGGTAATGCGTTTATAATTCGAAGGGCAGTTTTTATTGTTTAAATGTTTTTTGTTTTATATAATTTAAGATTCAAGTAAGATTTTTGTTTGTGTATGGAGAGGTGGGATGATATCTTCAAGAGGTACCGCTATTAAGAGGCGTCCCAGAGATTTTAATTCTCTTGAGGGACAGGATTTTGTTGTTGAAACCCTAAAACATTCAATAGAAAATAATAAAATAGCAAATGCGTATATATTTTCAGGTCCACGGGGCGTTGGAAAAACTTCTTCTGCAAGGGCTTTATCAAGGTGTTTAAATTGCAAGGTGGGACCAACAATTACGCCTTGTGGGATGTGTCCTAGTTGTAAATCTATTGATAATGACAGTAGTCTTGATGTTATTGAAATTGATGGTGCCTCAAACACCTCTGTACAAGATGTTAGGCAGATTAAAGAAGAAATAATGTTTCCCCCCGCTAGTTCAAAATATAGGATTTATATTATTGATGAAGTTCATATGCTTTCAAATTCTGCTTTTAATGCTCTTTTAAAGACAATTGAAGAGCCTCCGAGTTATATTGTTTTTATTTTTGCTACTACAGAAGTACACAAGGTTCCAGATACAATAAAGAGTAGATGCCAACATTTTAATTTTAGACTTTTGCCCTTAAATAAGATTTATGAGATGTTAAAGAGCATTTGCCTTGAAGATAACATTAAACATGAAGATGAAGCTTTAAGGTGGATCGCTTATAAAAGTGGAGGGAGTGTTAGAGATTCTTATACTCTGTTTGATCAAATTGTTTCGTTTAGTAATGCTGACATAAAACTTGAACAAATAAGATTTAAGATGGGATTGACCAGTGATGAATTTTTAGAAAAATTAGCATTAAGCATTCTTAATGAGGATTTAAGGGAATTAATTCATGTCCTAGATAATGCTCTTTTAACGGGAATTTCATGTGAGCAATTTCTTCTTGATGCGATTGAATTTTTTAGAGAAATATTATTTTTAAAATTAGATATTAAAAATCTTACTTTTATTGGGGTTAAATCTGAGAATTTAAGAGAAAAATTATTAAGCTTTGATTTAAATCATGTTGAGAGAAGTATCAGCGTATTGCTTGAAACTTATAGGGATTTACAGTTTTCAGTGAATCCTAAGTATGAACTTGAGATTAATTTTATTAAGATACTTAGACTTAAAAATTATGTTCCAAATCATATTTTGATTAACCAAATTCAGGATATTGAGGATAAAGTATGCGGTGAGGTTAATTTTAATGTGAATGACACAGATTTAAAACAAGAATTAGAATATGCTCCCTCAGAAGAATTTAGTTCGGATAAAATTGAAACTACCTTGCAGACTGAGATTGGAGCATCTACGAATTTAGAGCGTGATGAGATTGATGAGATTTTTATAGAGACAGCAGATAGTTCTAATAAGGCAGAAGAGAATAATAAAATTAAGGAAAGGTTTGTTTATTTCGTATCTAAATATGTTCAAACTTTAATGTATTCAGGAGAGATTTTGATTGACAATGGCGTGCTTTATTATAAGGTTTTTAGTGTATTTGAGTATAATCAGCTTCAGGCTTATCAGAATGAAATAAGGGTTGAATTTTGTGAGGAGTTTCCTAGATTGAATGTTATATTCTTAAAATCTTTTAAAGGCAGTAATGATGAGCTTGAGAATGGGGTAATGAGGGTCAAAAACATTTTTGGAGCAAGTGAGATAAAGGAGTAGAAGTATGTCAGTAAATCCATTAGATTTTTTAAAGAATATGTCAAATTTTAAAGACAATATTGATAATATTAAAAAAGAAATATCTCAAATTAGTGTTTATGGTAGAGCAGGAAGTGATGTTGTCATTGTTGAGATGAATGGTGAGTTTCTTGTCAAGAAAGTTACAGTTAAGGAAGAATTTTTTAGCGATTTAGATAACGAGGCCCTTGAACATATGATAAAAGCGGCTTTCAATGATGCTATTTCTAAGGTTAAGGAAGAGATAAAAACAAAAACAATGGGCTCTATTCCGTTTGGGATTTAAGATTTGATTATAAAGGATTTAATTGATTTAATTTCTAAGTTGCCAGGCATGGGCAAAAAGACAGCAGTACGAATGGTTTATGATATTTTATCTAATGATGAGGAGTATGCAAAAAATCTTGGACAAAGTTTGATTAATCTCCACTCTAAGATAAAGAAGTGTAGGCATTGTTACAACTTTTCTGAGAAGGAATTTTGTGATATTTGTACGGATTTAAATAGAAATAAAGATTTAATTTGTGTTGTAGAAACACCACAAGATTTGGAAGTTGTTGAGTCTACTAGAGAATATGACGGATTGTATTTTGTGCTTCATGGGCATCTTGACCCTTTAAAGGACATCGGGCCTAGTAGGTTAAATCTTGATAAACTGGAAGGATATGTTAGGGAGGTTGGGGCTAGAGAGGTTATTGTTGCTACAGAATTTAGCATTGAAGGGGATGTAACAGCCAATTATATTAGTAGCATTTTGAATAAGTTAGATATTAATGTTACAAGAATAGCATCTGGCCTTCCCGCTGGAGGGAGTATTAGTAGCTCAGACAAAATTACTACCCTTAGGGCTTTTCGTTTGAGGCTTAAAATATAAAATTTGGCAATTGGTTATTTTAGGGGCATTTTAAGAGTTGTACTAAGTATTCCTCTATTTTATAGATTAATTTTGGTTTAATTATTTTAATTTATAAGTTTTGAGGCTAGATTTCAACTATGAGCAATATTTATTTAGCTCAGTTGGTTACATTGGGATATTTTGTTATTTGGTTTTGTATTGATATCTTAATTTTTAAAGGTTTAGTTTCTTTAAAAAATTCTATGATTTTTATGGTCTTTTACTGTGTATTGTGAAATTGATACTTGGGAAGTCAGTTAATCATACTTTGCAATTAACTGGCTTTGTATTCGCGATATTGGGAGGTTTTTATGTCTACTTTAATACAGAAAACTTTATGTATTATTAAGCCTGATGGTGTTAGACGAGGTTTGATTGGTAGTGTGATTTCTAGGTTTGAAAGAGCAGGTTTGAAAATAGTGGCAACTAAAATGATTTTAGTTGATAGGGAAAAGGCCGAGGCTCATTATTTGTATAATGATATTGCCATAAGACATGGCGAGTTTGTTTGGGAGTCTTTAATTGATTTTATAATGAGTTCGCCAGTTTTTGTATTTGTAATTGAGGGTGTTGAATCTATTGAAGTTGTTCGAAAACTCTGTGGTCCTACAGAGCCAAAAGCGGCTTCTCCTGGGACGATAAGAGGTGATTTTTCTTATCATAGTTTTAACTATGCGAATGAGAAAAAGTTTTCAATTTATAATGTAATTCATGCTTCTGCTAATGTTGCGGATGCCCTTCGTGAGATACCGATTTGGTTTAAAGAAGATGAAATTTTGACTTATAAAAGAGACGATTACCTGGAGCATTATTATGGTTGATTTGAATGTTAAGTTTTAAAAGGCTTATATTGAAATATTAGTGGGCAAAAGAATTTGTTTTAAGTAATTTTCTCTTATTCTTAATAATTATTTTGAACCTTTTATTTAAAGAGGAGCATTATTTTTGGTTTAAGTTTGATTAATAATATTTATTGATAGTATTCATCCTAGTTTAATTAATTTTACAGAAAAGTTGCTCATTATTTAGGTAATTTTATTAGAAATTGAGAGATATAATATTATTTCTTTAACTCAAGATAACTATGTCAGTCTTAGAGTAAGTTTCAATAATGGAAATTTGACTAAATTAGGGAGAATATATATTTTCTTTCAATTAAAATGATGCTTGTTATAATGGCCTTGGTAGATAAAATAACAAAGTAATGTTTAAACGTTTTGGATCAATATGAAAATGTTAATTTTTATGGATTCAGAAATAAAAGCTATAAAGAGTTATTATATTGTTTGAAAAAATAGATAAGAGAAAATCTAAATTCTTGATTTTAAATACTAATATCGAACACGAGAAATTTGAGTGAAAATCCTTAGGATTGTTTTATGATTATTAATGACAATCTTGGATATCGCTAAAAAAGGAGCTATTTTTTGGGAGAATTGCAGATTGGGTAGGATTTTTGGTAATTTGGTATGTTATGAGTTTTTTGAATGTGATATTGGGAGCCGTCATTACTTAAATCTGGCGGATGAAGGTCATGCAAAAATTTCAGCATTTGCTTTTTTAATTAGAAAGCTTAGAGAAAACTTTTTAAGTATTTGTATGAAAAGATTCATTTTGTTTTCTCTTTTTCCACTTTTGTTTCTCTTAAACTGTACTTTCGATTACAATGAGTATTCTAGTAGGTCAGAGGCTGTCAAGGAGACTCCTTCAATACAGATATTGGGAATGAGTTACCATAATATTGTAGGAGGGAAGAAAGAAACGGCATTGGAATCTTTGAGTTTTAATTATTTTCATGATTACAAGCTTTATAAATTGAAGAATGTAAGGTTTTTATATCATTCTTTGGATAATAAGATTTCGGGTAAATTTAATAATTTAGAAGGTTCTCATATTACAAAAAATTTAGATATGAGAGATTCTGTAGAATTAAAAATAGAAGATATGAGTAACTATTATTTGATTAGTACCAATAGACTTTTATGGCGGGATAATGATAAGAAGCTATTCTCACCTCCAAATGAGGTGGTACTTGTTAGATTTAATGATAGCAACATAATCGGAAAGGAGTTTGTATATTTTTTAAATAATAATAATTTTTACTTTTATTCTGGTATGGAAGGGATAGTAAGATGAGAAGTATTATTGTTTTTTTAGTTTTTATTTCTTTGTTTAGTGGCTATGCGCAAGAGAAGAAGCAATCTCGTGAGGCTAAGGAATTGAAATCTATAGACAGTTCAAAGAAGAATGAATTTACTTTTAGAGCGGATTTTTCTCATGGGATTATGTCTTCCCTTTATAAGAGGATTGTTTTAAAGGGAAATCCTGAAGTGATTTCATCTGATTTTAAGCTTAGGGCTGATGAAATTGAAATTTATGGCGAGGAGAGTTCTTATATTGAAGCTCGTGGTAATGTCTATTATGAGGATTATAAGAACAAAATGAATGTTAAGGCGCAATTTTTATTTTTTAATAGAAGGTTAGATAATTTTTATCTTGAAAAAGGCGTTGAGCTTGAAGATTTGGAAAATGAGCTTGTTGTTAAGGCCGAAAGGATTGAAGGTGGTCATAAGACAAATATTTATATTATGCAGTACTCTGTTAAAATATATAAGGGTGATACTTTTGCAAGGGCCGAGAATGGAATTTATAACAAGGACGAAAAAGAGATCGTTCTTGAAGGCGTTCCGATGATTTATCAAGATGATAATTATTATTCTGCTTCAAGGATAATTTTTAATACAGAGACTAATAAATATAATCTTGAAGGAAGTGTGGAGGGTAAGTTTACTCAAATGGAGGAAGATGTTTCTGGGGAAGAAAAATAAAATAGAATCAATAAAAGAAAGGCTTAGTCTTAGTACTTCTAGTGATATTGTTCTTAAGGCGGATAGTATTGTTAAGAAATATGGCGAGAAAGTGGCTGTTAATGGAATTACTATTGATGTTCACCAAGGTGAGGTTGTAGGTCTTCTTGGGCCAAATGGTGCTGGGAAGACTACAACTTTTTATACTATTGTGGGTTTTATTAGATCTAATGGCGGGAGTGTCTTGATAAATAATTATGATGTTTCTGGTCTTAACATGTATGAGCGGGCACGGATAGGGATTGTGTATTTACCACAGGATGCATCTATTTTTAGGGAGCTTACAGTTGAGGACAATATTTTAGTTGCTCTTGAGAGACGTGAGGATTTATCTCAAGCTGAGCGTAAAATGGAACTTGTCAATCTTCTTAAAGAATTTGAAATAAAGAGAATACAATATCAAAAGGCGTATACTCTCTCTGGTGGGGAGAGAAGGAGAACTGAAATAGCTAGGGCTTTGGCGGTTAATCCATATTTTTTATTACTTGATGAACCTTTTGCAGGCATTGATCCTATAGCTATTGGTGATATAAAAAATATAATAAAAATTTTAAAGAGTAAGAATATTGGCGTTTTAATTACAGATCATAATGTAAGAGATGCTTTTGATATAATAGATAGGGCTTATATTATCTATCAAGGACAGGTACTTGATGAGGGTAATGTTGATTATATTATTAATAGTGAAAGGGCTAAAAAGCTTTATCTTGGAGAAGAGTTTAGATTGTGAGAATAATAGAGAGGAAACTTTACTATGAGTTTGAATTAGACTCTAGCATTAAGTTAATCTATACTAAAAAACCTTTTGATTTAGATGTGAAAGACATTGATAATAATAATTTAAGTTTTATTCCTAAGGATAAGAAAATAAAATATTTAAAACAATTACATACAAATATTGTTTATAAAGTTTCTGATGATTTTGTTAATTTTCAGGAAGGAGATGGGCTTGTTTCTTCTTCCTGTAATGTTGCTCTTCTTGCTTACTATGCGGATTGTCTGCCAATATATTTTTTTGACAAATCAAAAAAATATATTGGCCTTGCTCACAGTGGGTATAAGGGTAGTTTTAAACTCATTATTTTAAAAATGTTGCTTATATTTGAAGAAATGGGATCAGATTTTGGGGATTTGAAAGTTTTCTTTGGACCTTACAATAGATCATGTTGTTATGAAGTATCTGCAGAGTTTTTGGCAGAAATAAATTCAAAATTTAGCAATAAGTTATTGGATATATCTTTTTATAAAAAGGATGATAAAATATACTTTGATAATGTTAATTTTAATTTAGGTTTGATTTCTAATTTTAATTTAGATATTGAAGATTCAGGTTTGTGTACTTATTGTAGTCACAAGCTTTACTCTCATAGAAGACTTAAGGGTAAAAGAAGTTACGCATTAATTTGGAGAGTTTGATTTGAATGTTAAAGACTTATCATCCAAGTTGGATAAAATATTTAAGGTAAAGGATTATGAGGGTATTGATAAGAGTCTTAATGGGCTCCAGGTAGGCGATTTAGGATTTGAGATTAAAAAGGTTGCCTTTGCCGTTGATGCTAGTATGATGACCTTGCAGGAAGCTAAGGAATATGATTTTTTGATAACTCATCATGGTATTTTTTGGTCGAAATCAGAGAGGATTGTTTCTGTAATCTATGAAAAAGTTAAATGTCTTATTGATAATAAGTTAGCTCTTTATTCTGCTCATTTACCAATGGATGCACATCCTGTTTATTCTCATAGCAAGGTATTGTCCGATTTTCTTGGTTTTAAGAGTCCCATTCCTTTTGCAAATTATAGAGGCGTTAATTTAGGTATTATTTCTATTGCCGATTGTAATTTTTCTGAAATTTTGAAAAAAATTGAGGCTCATAATAAACATATTCTTTATTACAAAAGATTTAAGGAGCCTGTTAGAAAGGTAGCAATTGTTAGTGGTTCTGGATATTCTTTTTTTGAAGAAGCCTTGGAACATGGCGTTGATTTATTTATAACAGGGGATACTTCTCATCAAATATATTCTTTAGCAGAGGAGTGTAGTGTAAACTTAATATTTGCTGGTCATTATTTTACTGAAACATTTGGTTTAATAAAATTAATGGAATATTTTAAGAACCAGAAAGAATTAGAGGTTAATTTTATTTTAAGAGATACTAATTTATAAGGATTTTGTATGAATATTACTAGGATTGAGTTTGTTAAGAATTGTATATTTATTTCTGTTTTTGTATTTTTTGATCAACTATCCAAGTATTTCATTGTTCAACATGTTGAGATTGGCTCTGAATATTTATCTTTTTTTGGGGATTTTTTTAAAATAATACATGTTAGAAATACTGGGATTTTGTTCTCAATGGGCTCTAATATTGGATCTAGTTTGAAAAGTCTATTTTTTCTTATAATACCTATTATTATTTTAGTTTTTGTTTTTTATTTTTCTTTAAATGAAAAGAATAGAATGGCCAAGATTTCTCTTTTATTAATTTTATCTGGTGGTATTGGAAATATTATTGATAGACTGCTTAGGCCCTTAGGAGTTGTAGATTTCTTGGATGTAAAATTTTTTGGCATCTTTGGGCTCCAGAGATGGCCAACTTTTAACTTTGCAGACAGTTATGTTGTTGTAGGAATAACTTTATTTATAATTTATGATTTGTTTGCAAAAAACAAAAAGAATTGAACTTATGAACATTTTATACTTTATTTTGTGTTCATTAACTAATTTATCTTTAATGTTTTTAATTTTTTTTCTTGAATTTTTTTGTATTGCTAAACTTAATATTATTGTCTCTCCTTTTTTTCAGTTTATTTTAGTTTTGTTTATGATTATTATTTCAATTGTGATAAGTTATTTTTTATCTAATATTATTGCAAAAAGTATTATTTCTAAGTTTTTCAATCTAGATAAATAAAGAGAGGTTTTGGTGGCTTTGCGAGTTTTGGTTACTGGGGAGATTGTAGGCAAGCCCGGTATTATTGTAATAAAAAATTTTTTGTCTTCTTTTAAATCAAGAAAGAAAATTGATTTTGTAATATCTGGTAATAATTTTACTACGGGACTTAGAGGACTTTGTAAAAGACATGCATTCTTACTAAAGAAATATGGCATTGATGTCTTAACCTTAGGAGAAAATGCATTTGCAAGATCTGGGCTGGGTGATGATCTTGATAAATATAATTTCATTTTAAAACCTCTCAATTGCCCTACCAAATTGAAAGGTTATTCTTATTTTATTTACAATGTTGGTGGTAACAGGCTTACTGTAATTAGGCTTGTTGGACAAACAGGTATGACAAAATATAAATTTAATAGTCCTTTTTTTGCTTTTGATTATTTTTATGAAAAGATAAAGTTACATACTAATAATATAGTTGTGCTTTTTGATTCAAGCACAACAGCTGAGGTTAATGCTATGTTTTTTTATTTGAAATCTAGAGTTAGTGCTTGTTTGGGTATTGGGAAGAGGATATTGACAGCAGATCTTAGAACCTTAGATGGTGCTGCGGTTATTACTGATCTTGGTAGAGTTGGTAGTTTGAATAGTGTTATTGGATATGTTCCTGAATTTGAGACAGATAAGTTTTTAAAAGGGTTTTTAAATAATCGATTTACTGAATCTTGGGAGGGGCTTGGCTTTAATGGTGCTATAGTTGAAATTGGAGATGATGGTAGGGCTGCATTAGTTGAGGTTGTAAGGGAGTATATCAATTTTAATGATAGTCTCCAGAATAGAAATAATATTTGAAATATTACTTTTAGGGTCGATAATATGTTTTATTTGTGTGAGCTTTTTTAGCTTGGAGGCAGAATGTATAGCTATCTTGTAGAGGGTGGTTTTAAAATAGGTGGAAAAATAACAGCTAGTGGCAATAAGAATGCGGCTTTGCCTTGTATTACAGCAGCACTACTTACAGATGAAGAGGTTATTTTGGAAAATATTCCAAATATTAAGGATGTAGAAGTTGTCCTTAGTATTTTAAAGGACATAGGCGCTGAAGTTGTAAGGGAAGATGGTATTGTTAAAATTAAGGTTTTAAATATTACTAAAACTGAGATGAATTCTTCCTTAACGGATTTAATTAGAGCTTCTATTTTGTTTGTGGGTCCTATTCTTGCTAGATGTGGCAAGATTGATCTTGCGCCTCCTGGTGGGGATGTCATTGGGAAAAGGCGCCTTGATACTCATTTTTATGGACTTGGTAAGCTTGGTGCTAGATTAATAGATAGCAAACGGATTGTTTTAGAAGTGGATAAATTGATTGGAGCTACAATGTTTTTAGATGAAGCATCAGTTACTGCTACTGAAAGTATTGTTATGGCTGCTGTTCTTGCTTTTGGTGAGACCGTGATAATGAATGCTGCATGTGAACCGCATGTACAGGATTTGTGTAATATGTTGAATTCTATGGGTGCTAATATTACGGGCATTGGTTCTAACATTATTAAAATAATAGGTGTTAGAAAATTGAGTGGGACTAGGTTTCAAATAGGGGCTGATTTTATGCAGGTAGGATCTCTGGTTAGCCTTTCTGCATTGACAGGGGGTGAACTTGAGGTTAACAGAGCTGATCCTCAACATTTTACTTTAATAAGGCATGTATATGCAAAACTTGGCATTAATTTTGAGTGTGACGAAGAAAATATATACGTTAAGGGAAAGCAAGATTTAAAGGTAAGATTAGATTTTGGAGGACATATTCCTAAGATTGATGACGGTCCGTGGCCAGCTTTTCCAACAGATCTTATGAGTATAATGATAGTAACTGCTACTCAAGTTAGCGGAACTGTTCTTGTTTTTGAAAAAATGTTTGAATCGAGATTGTTTTTTGTAGATAAGCTTATAAAAATGGGTGCTCAGATTGTTCTTTGTGATCCCCATCGTGCGGTAATTACAGGAAAAACACTTCTTAAGGGAGATGTTTTATCTTCTCCTGACGTTAGGGCTGGTATGTCTTTACTTATTGCAGCTCTTTGTGCTCAGGGGGAAAGTAGAATTCAAAATGTTTATCAGATTGAGAGAGGATATGAGGAAGTTGTCGATAAATTAACTAGCTTGGGAGCAAAAATCAAGCGAGTGAGAGAAAAATAGAAATTTTATTTTTCTATTTTTTAAAGGATAATATTCTTTTGGTATCAAAACAAGTCAAGTTAGGAGAATTAATTATTACTGAAAACATGTATAAAATAATTTTTGTGATTGCCTTACCTTTGGTTATTACTAATATTATTCAGGTTCTCTATGAATTTATTGATATGTTTTATTTTGGAAATCTTGGTGCTATGGCTCTTGTTGCAAGGGCATATTGATTTATCTTATTATGTCTTTGGGTATGGGTATAGATGTGGGTAGTATATCTTAAGCTAGGAATTTTGGCGATGCTAATTATAAGAAAATTTCTAAGTATTCAGGACAACTATTAACATTAAGTTTTATTATTTCTGTATTGGTTGCTGTGTTGGTATTTATTTTTGTTGGTTCTATTTTGGAGCATGTTGGAGCAACTGGAGAAATTAAAGATTATGTTAAACGGTATTTTTCTATATCTATTTATGGAATTCCTGTTATGTTTTTAAGCATGTCTATTGTGTTTATAATTAATACAATAGGATCTATAGCTATTTCAATGGAATTGTTTTAATTGCAAATGTTTTTAACTTTATTCTTGGTTCAATTTTAATGTTTACTTTTGATTTGGGTATTTCAGGAGTTGATTGGACTACTCTTTTTTCAAAGCTGATTACTGTTGTAAGTTATCCCATTGTGGCTTTTGGTTTTGATAAAGGTTTTAAAATTTATGTTAAAGATTTGATTCCTGATTTTAAGTATCTAATCCAGATGCTTAAAGTGGACATACTTGGGCTTTGGGTCGCAGGTTATGATATCTTTTCCTTTCCTGGGTTTTAATGTATTTATTGTGACAGTTGGGATTAACTTTTTTGGCTGAATATGTCATTTCCCATATTCTAGATGCATTTTTGTATTTCCCTGCGATGGCTTTCAGAGCTGCTCTATCTTCTATAATCGGACAAAATCTTGATGCAAACAAAGTAAAGAGAAGCTGGGATGGCTAATATAGTAATTATTGTGACCTTCGTTAAATTGTGGCTTGTTGCAAGCCTAATATGTTAGTTCTTAGTTATTTTGATATAATTTTGAGTATATTTGGGTATTTGCTCTGATTCTACATTATTTTGGATTCTTTGTTACTTTAGTTGTTGTTATTAGTGGTACTTGGAAGAAGAGAAGTTGTAATACTCTATTTTATTTGTAGTTTAAAATCAAATAAGAAAATTTATTTTTTATAAAGCTTTACAGTTCAATAAATATAATGAA
The sequence above is drawn from the Candidatus Borreliella tachyglossi genome and encodes:
- a CDS encoding YmdB family metallophosphoesterase, with protein sequence MALRVLVTGEIVGKPGIIVIKNFLSSFKSRKKIDFVISGNNFTTGLRGLCKRHAFLLKKYGIDVLTLGENAFARSGLGDDLDKYNFILKPLNCPTKLKGYSYFIYNVGGNRLTVIRLVGQTGMTKYKFNSPFFAFDYFYEKIKLHTNNIVVLFDSSTTAEVNAMFFYLKSRVSACLGIGKRILTADLRTLDGAAVITDLGRVGSLNSVIGYVPEFETDKFLKGFLNNRFTESWEGLGFNGAIVEIGDDGRAALVEVVREYINFNDSLQNRNNI
- the murA gene encoding UDP-N-acetylglucosamine 1-carboxyvinyltransferase; its protein translation is MYSYLVEGGFKIGGKITASGNKNAALPCITAALLTDEEVILENIPNIKDVEVVLSILKDIGAEVVREDGIVKIKVLNITKTEMNSSLTDLIRASILFVGPILARCGKIDLAPPGGDVIGKRRLDTHFYGLGKLGARLIDSKRIVLEVDKLIGATMFLDEASVTATESIVMAAVLAFGETVIMNAACEPHVQDLCNMLNSMGANITGIGSNIIKIIGVRKLSGTRFQIGADFMQVGSLVSLSALTGGELEVNRADPQHFTLIRHVYAKLGINFECDEENIYVKGKQDLKVRLDFGGHIPKIDDGPWPAFPTDLMSIMIVTATQVSGTVLVFEKMFESRLFFVDKLIKMGAQIVLCDPHRAVITGKTLLKGDVLSSPDVRAGMSLLIAALCAQGESRIQNVYQIERGYEEVVDKLTSLGAKIKRVREK